The Gammaproteobacteria bacterium genomic interval CTAATGGACTTCGCAGCGCTTAGCATGAACGACTATTACTGCATCCGCTGTGAAGATAAACCGCTAACACCCGACCACACCCTAAAACTCAATGGAGAGGCAAAGCAATGGCTTGAAGAGACGCTCGACGAGCCTTTCCCTGGCAAGACCGTTGTTGTGACACATCATGCACCAACCCACGAAAGCTGGCACGGCGCCCCAGACTCTCCCATAAAAGAATCCTATTGCAACGACCTTGTTGCATTGATCGGGCGTTACTCGATCGATCTCTGGATACATGGCCACATCCACTACGTATCGGACTACTCGTGCAACGGTGTCCGGGTCGTTTGCAATCCGCGAGGCTACACCGGATACCAAAAAGTCGACCGGTTTGATCCGGCAAGAACCGTTGATATCTAACGGGTGACTAGCGCTGGGCTCCGCGAATGACGCCCCATAGGAAGTCTGAAATTCACGCGCCGCGCACCGGCCCAAACCGTACCAATAACGAGTCATCTCTACTCGGTTGGATCGAACGCACGGGCAACCGCCTTCCGGACCCCGCCACACTGTTCCTGATCGGCACCGTCGTCGTGATCGTCGCCTCGCAACTCGCGGTAACGTTCCACTGGTCCGTTGCAAAGCAATCGATAGCAGGTCCTGTGGCTCCCGGCGGCCAAGCGCTGGTGGAGCCCCTTCATGCAACAAGCCTGCTGAGCGCTGACGGCATCTGGTGGCTTTTGAGCCATTTGATCGAGAATTTCATCACCTTTCCGCCATTAGCCATCGTTTTAGTCGGCATGCTCGGCATTGGTCTTGCCGAACGATCCGGTTTTCTACCGGCCTTGCTCCGTCACCTGATTGCGCGGGTTCCCGAACGATTGCTCACACCTTGCGTCGTGTTATTAGGGATCATGTCCTCTATTGCGTTAGATGCCGGCTATGTGGTTTTACCGCCGATTGCTGCAGCACTCTATCTGGCCGCGGGCCGATCGCCGCTCGCTGGCATCGCTGCCGTATTTGCCGGTGTGTCAGCTGGCTTCAGCGCAAACTTGTTTATCACCGCCATCGACCCACTTTTAGCCGGCCTGACACAGGCGGGCGCCGAAGTGATTAACCCCGGCTATCGAGTAGCCGTAACAGCTAATTGGTGGTTCATGATGGCATCGACCATTGTCCTCACACTCACCGGCTGGGCAGTGACCGCCTGGTTTGTAGAACCACGACTTCCCCAGACTGCACCAGAGATACGGGCCCGAAATGAGAGTCCAAGTTACGTCCCCGTCTCGCCCGCAATCGAAGCCCGCGGGCTTAGCATCGCAGCCCTTTCACTCACGATTGCTTTGATCATTGTCGTAACGCTCATCGTGATTCCAGGTGCGCCACTCCATGGCGAGGGAAAACATTTCCCCCGGTGGGTAGAAGCAACCGTCCCGCTCCTGTTTCTGCTCTTCTTCATCCCAGGCATTGCCTACGGCATCTCGGTAAGAACGGTGCAAAGCGATAAAGACGTAGCCCGTATGTTGGGAGCGACGATGGCAGGGCTTGGTCCCTACATTGTTATGGCCTTTTTTGCGGCTCAGTTCATCGAATCTTTCAAGTACTCCGGACTCGGGGGAATGCTTGCCATGGGAGGTGGACAGGCCCTGGCCGAGGCACACGTACCAACGACGTTACTGTTGTACGGGTTTCTATTGCTGGTGATGGGGACCAATCTGCTGATCGGCTCAGCGTCGGCGAAATACGCGTTCTTGGCCCCTGTCTTCGTTCCCATGTTTATGCAAGTAGGCATCAGTCCAGAACTCACACAAGTCGCCTACCGAGTAGGTGACTCGGTCACCAACGTGATCACGCCCCTTAATCCCTACATGATTATCATCCTGGTCCAGGTGCAAAAGTACGTGCGTGGATCGGGCTTGGGTACGGTGGTGGCCCTGATGCTGCCCTACGCATTGGTCTTCGCCTTCATCTGGAGTGTGCTCTTGGGCGTGTGGCTTGCGATGGACTTGCCGCTTGGGCCGGGCGGTGGACTGGCCTACAACCCCACCCAACCCTAATATGCGGGCACGGCGCGCGGCATAAAGTCGCATACCGATCAGGCTCTTGGGTGCTTTGTGGTAGAATAGAATTCAATCTATTACGGTTACAGGTCGATGCCCAAGAAGCCCATCTACAAGGTTATCTTTCACAACCAAGGCAAGATCTACGAGGTCTATGCTAGACAGGTCCGTCAGGGCGAGATGTTCGGCTTCGTCGAAATGGAACAACTGGTCTTTGGCGGTAAGTCATCGGTCGTCGTCGACCCTTCCGAAGAAACCTTGAAATCCGAGTTCAAGGGCGTCACGCGGACTTACATTCCCATGCATGCGATCATCCGCATCGACGAGGTTGAAAAGGAACGTCCTGGAAAGGTTTTCCAGATGACCGAAGACGGCAAGGTCGTCGCACCCTTCCCCATCTACACGCAAAACAGCGAGTCAAGCAAGAAATAAAGTTTCGCCCACACGGGGGATCGCGTTAGGCTCTGCCAAATAACTGAACGGATCACTTTGACGCCGATGTCATGGGCACCCCCAGCATTTTGCTCCTGAACTCCTGGCAAATCTTGCCAACTTTCTCACGCGCTGACCCTGATAAAACGTTTGAAAAACACTTTTACAAACGCGTCAGCGTTTCGTTGACAGGCTTTACAAAATGTGCGATACAACTAACTTAAGGTGCTGCGGCATCGCCTAAGAATTAGAATATACTTTAATAAAAACGAGCAGGAGGTTGATATGAGCGCTCTTTCCCTAAGATTTACCCGTCATAGGAGTAGTATCAGCGCCTTGACCGGCGCCTTGTTGGTTTCATTGGTATCTGCAGGACCGGCCCTAGGCGATACGCATGCGGTTTCCCAAGACATGCTGAACCGCGGGCATGCCGATGCCAATAACTGGGTCCTTACCAATGGGGGCTATTGGCAGAAGCGTTACGCCCTAGCCAAGCAAATTAACACTGGCAATATCCACCGTCTACGCCCCGCCTTCACCTTCCAGACCGAAGTCATTGAATCCATGGAAACCACGCCCATCGTGGTGAATGGCCGGATGTACCTGACCACGTCCTTCAATCACGTCTATGCGATTGACGCGGTGACGGGTGAGGAGCTTTGGCACTACAAACACAAGATGGGCCCGGTGACCACCTACTGCTGCGGACCTAACAATCGCGGCGTCAATGTGTTGGGCAAGACGGTCTACATGGGCACCCTGGACTCCAAACTGGTCGCGCTGGATGCGGATACCGGCAAGCTACTCTGGCAAACCCAGATCGCCGAGCCGGAACTCGGTTACAGCGAAACCATGGCACCAACCGTCGTCGACAACAAGGTCCTCATCGGGACGAACGGTGGCGAGTACGGCGTCCGCGGCTTCGTGAAGGCCTATAACGCCAAGGACGGTAAGCTGATCTGGACCTTCCATACGATTCCCGAGAAGGGGCACGAAGGTGTGTGGGCAACCCATGATGCCACAGGTCGCGACATGCATCGCGACATCGCCAAGGAAAAGGCGGCTTTGAAGAAGGCCGGCGACTTTTGGAAGAGACTCGGCGGGGGTGTCTGGCAGAATCCCGCGATTGACCGTGAGCTGAACATGGTCTATTTCGTGGCGGGTAATCCCTCACCCGACCTAGACGGCTCCATACGGCCTGGTGATAACCTCTACACCAATTCGTTGGTGGCGGTCGACCTGGACACCGGCAAGTACAAGTGCCACTTCCAGTACATTGCCCACGATGTATGGGACCTGGATGCAGTCAGCCCGGTCATTCTGACGGAGGTTAAAGATAAGAACGGCAAAATCGTGCCCGGCGCGCTGCACGGTGGCAAGACTGGTCACGTCTACGTGCATGACCGTCGCGACTGCAGCCTGATCCGCTTCTCTGAGGCGATGGTGCCCCAAGAGAACATGTGGGTCCTGCCGACGAAAGCAGGGGCGCGGATGCTACCCGGTGCAAATGGTGGCGTAGAGTGGTCACCCATGGCAGTCAATCCAGACTTGGGCCTGGCCTACGCCGTCAACCTGCACCAGCCCATGACCTACCATGTGGAGAGCACACCCTACCCGGGCGGCAAGCTCTGGCTGGGCGGCGCGTTTAAGGTCATCGAGGGTGAGAAGCAGTATGGCAATATTACCGCTGTGGACTATAACACCGGCAAGATCCGTTGGAAGGTCAAGACCGAGCAGCCCATGATGGGCGGAGTCCTGGCCACGGCCGGTGGCCTGGTGTTCACGGGTGAAGGCAACGGTTGGTTCAGAGCCTACGATGCCGCCAATGGTAAGCAGCTCTGGCAGTACCAGGCTGGCGCCGGCGTGAATGCCCCGGCTATCTCCTACACGGTGAATGGCACTCAGTATATTGCCGTCGCCGCGGGGGGCAATGTGCAGTTGAACTTCAAGCGCGGCAACA includes:
- a CDS encoding metallophosphoesterase, with translation MRIQYVSDIHLEFGPFELPKTDADVIVAAGDIGVGTFGLSWLDLIDGPVIYVAGNHEYYGGDVVHTLSRLRSAAEQTRVNFLENDSVVIGDVRFVGTTFWTDLGGSDPALMDFAALSMNDYYCIRCEDKPLTPDHTLKLNGEAKQWLEETLDEPFPGKTVVVTHHAPTHESWHGAPDSPIKESYCNDLVALIGRYSIDLWIHGHIHYVSDYSCNGVRVVCNPRGYTGYQKVDRFDPARTVDI
- a CDS encoding AbgT family transporter — translated: MTPHRKSEIHAPRTGPNRTNNESSLLGWIERTGNRLPDPATLFLIGTVVVIVASQLAVTFHWSVAKQSIAGPVAPGGQALVEPLHATSLLSADGIWWLLSHLIENFITFPPLAIVLVGMLGIGLAERSGFLPALLRHLIARVPERLLTPCVVLLGIMSSIALDAGYVVLPPIAAALYLAAGRSPLAGIAAVFAGVSAGFSANLFITAIDPLLAGLTQAGAEVINPGYRVAVTANWWFMMASTIVLTLTGWAVTAWFVEPRLPQTAPEIRARNESPSYVPVSPAIEARGLSIAALSLTIALIIVVTLIVIPGAPLHGEGKHFPRWVEATVPLLFLLFFIPGIAYGISVRTVQSDKDVARMLGATMAGLGPYIVMAFFAAQFIESFKYSGLGGMLAMGGGQALAEAHVPTTLLLYGFLLLVMGTNLLIGSASAKYAFLAPVFVPMFMQVGISPELTQVAYRVGDSVTNVITPLNPYMIIILVQVQKYVRGSGLGTVVALMLPYALVFAFIWSVLLGVWLAMDLPLGPGGGLAYNPTQP
- a CDS encoding DUF1820 family protein, producing the protein MPKKPIYKVIFHNQGKIYEVYARQVRQGEMFGFVEMEQLVFGGKSSVVVDPSEETLKSEFKGVTRTYIPMHAIIRIDEVEKERPGKVFQMTEDGKVVAPFPIYTQNSESSKK
- a CDS encoding PQQ-binding-like beta-propeller repeat protein, which gives rise to MSALSLRFTRHRSSISALTGALLVSLVSAGPALGDTHAVSQDMLNRGHADANNWVLTNGGYWQKRYALAKQINTGNIHRLRPAFTFQTEVIESMETTPIVVNGRMYLTTSFNHVYAIDAVTGEELWHYKHKMGPVTTYCCGPNNRGVNVLGKTVYMGTLDSKLVALDADTGKLLWQTQIAEPELGYSETMAPTVVDNKVLIGTNGGEYGVRGFVKAYNAKDGKLIWTFHTIPEKGHEGVWATHDATGRDMHRDIAKEKAALKKAGDFWKRLGGGVWQNPAIDRELNMVYFVAGNPSPDLDGSIRPGDNLYTNSLVAVDLDTGKYKCHFQYIAHDVWDLDAVSPVILTEVKDKNGKIVPGALHGGKTGHVYVHDRRDCSLIRFSEAMVPQENMWVLPTKAGARMLPGANGGVEWSPMAVNPDLGLAYAVNLHQPMTYHVESTPYPGGKLWLGGAFKVIEGEKQYGNITAVDYNTGKIRWKVKTEQPMMGGVLATAGGLVFTGEGNGWFRAYDAANGKQLWQYQAGAGVNAPAISYTVNGTQYIAVAAGGNVQLNFKRGNSLVVFSLVDK